The sequence below is a genomic window from Pseudorca crassidens isolate mPseCra1 chromosome 20, mPseCra1.hap1, whole genome shotgun sequence.
TTCTCAGACAGCCAGAGGAATCCCCCTGACACCTGAGTCAGGGTGGCCCCCTCTCTGCTCAGATCTCTCCCTTGGCTGCCATCTGACTCGGAGTAAGCACTGAAGTCCCTCAGTGCCTTCCAATGCCCAGCATGATGCGAGGCCCCTTGCTTCTCCCCAGCCCTGAGTTCTCAAGAGCTCTCACAAAGCCCCTCGGTTCCTCCTCCCACAGAGGCACTGAGGACTCTCCAGCTGCACTGCCAAAggaaggaaagtgaggctcagaggtaAGAGGTCCTGCCCAGCTCTTCCCCGCCTTTTTCCCCAGCCCGAGGGAGGAGTGGGCAAGAGCTAGGGAAAATAAATCTTGGACACACACTCCTCACTTTCCCTTTCTATAAAATCGAGTGGCTAGACAAGAGACACCCCTGCTCATCGTTAGTATTAAGTGGTGGTGttaaaatgaactcatttaatcattcattGCTGGTTTCTTTATCAAATAAATTTCACCCATTAGTATTATTCTAAGTCTTCCCCTATTGGTTAGCCAGCTCTTCTgccatccattcatttgtttatctGTCTACTCATTTATGACCCCagccatccatctacccacccatccacccactgTCCCACCCATCCATACATACATCTATCCAACTATCCAACTCTTCATCCAGACAGACAGCCATTATCTCTCCAGCCTTCCATCTAATCATCTTTCACCCatccaatcattcattcatcttctctccacctttccaATCATCCATTTAACCGTTCATGTCTTTCCCCAACCATCCATCCAGACAGCTATCCATCCTTCTGACaatctttcctttatttctccatccatccatcaccccTCCGCTCATCATTTCTCTAACCAGACATCATCTCTCCAGCCTACCATTCACCCATCCAGTTCACTGTCCATCCagccatctatccatctatctctcCATCCTTTGAACCTTTACATTCTTGTGACCAGAAGTCTCAAATGCTGGCACATCATGATTTTAATAATGTGGTAAAACTTGATGATAGTTAGTTACAGTGTATATATGCTTAACCCCACCACACCTACCACTGTCTGATGAGCAGTTTATGTTCATTTATCAACTAATCCTCGCAATGACAGTCccaccattttacatatgaggaaactgagacccagagaggttaaataacttgtccacaTCACAGTGGAATAGCAGATCCAGGCCTCAATCTAGGACTTTATAATTTATGAAACTAAACTACTGTACCCTTCACAAAGGTTTCTTGGGAAGGCATGGTTTGATGGGGGACAGAATGGACAGGGTGATAGTGTCAAGAGAGGTCTATAAAGGTTCACATTTGCtcagaggaaaggagaatgaggactcccagcccctctcctgcTGGAAGGAGTGGGGGCTCATTCAGAGAATATAACTGAGGGTTCTCTTGCCTTTCCCAGGAAGTACATGTTGGCGGAGCACATGGAACAAATTTCTATCCATAACTCTCAGATCACAGAGAGTCAAGGACAGAGGAAGCCGGGGTAACCCTGGGTCTAAGGCCTGGGGTGGCGCGGTGTGGGGAATGGGAGTGGGGCTTGCATGAGGGAGAGTTTGGTGGAAGTGGTGCTGTTGGAAGCAAGGCTTGGAGGAAAAAGCCCATAAAGGGGCTCCTAGCAAGGGACCACCAGGCAAAGATCTGAAGGCCTATGAATGAGAAACCCCCAGACTGGGCCAGGCTGGGTGTCAGTCCTAGCATGTGTTTTCTCATTCCTGGATGTCGGCCCCTAGGTTGCACGTGGAAGAACGTCTGGAGGATTTGACAGGCCAGCACAAGGACCCCTGGGAATTCCACGTGAGCCATTATCATTGCCTCAACCAAAGCCACTCCTCCCCTGGCTTCAGTGTCTCTGCTGATCAGCCCAGGGTCCGCCTACTGCTCAGGCCCAATGCCGAGGGGTAGTCCTtgactcctttcttcctctcaccGCCTCTACTCAGTCCTTCAGCTTCTACCTTAAACCCAACCACATCTCATAATCCCCCACTGCCACAGCCAGCGTCCATTGCCCAGAGTGTTGCAGCAGCCATTGCTGATCGTGCTTCCCTCCTGCTTGCCTACAGTGCTTATCCTGCAGTGGCAAATGGGAACTCCGAACCAGACAGACATGTTCAGGGCATTCCTTCGTTCAACCCATGTCTCTGGATGTGTCCAACAGCATTCCAAAGGGGCCAAGTCTTTGCTGTCCCCAAGTTGGTTAGGAGCAAGGAGATGCATACCCAGACTCTAAACAAGAAAATAAGTAGATAGATCATGTAACGCCAGTGGGGAAGTCCTGTCTGAGCAGGTGTCATCTGAACACAGACACGAAGGAAGTGAGGAAGCCATGCGGGTATCTGAGTGCCAATGTCCCGGGGAGGCTGAACTGTGCCTGGGGTATTTGAGGAAGAGCAAACAGTGAGGCTGGGGGATGAGACAGTGGGAAGAGATGAGGTTTAAGGTACACGGGGACATGGGGAGTGATTAAGGGGGAGAGCATCTATGCCAGCGCCCGGCCACAGCAGAAGCTGCACACTGAATTAACGGagagctgaatgaatgaatgaacgccCTAATTCAAGTAAGGACTTTCCGAGAGGCGCGAAGGAGGAGGGGCCAGGAGGACAGCTGGACGGACAGGGctcctctctctcttcacagATGCTGAAGCAGCGACTGGCCTGGGAGATCCGTGCCCTGCAGAGCAGCAAGGAGCAGCTGCTCACCGAAGGTGGGACTCCTGCGCGGGGTGGGGTCGGAGCCGGGGCGGCAGGCGGGAGCTCCCGGCCCCGCCCGTGACGCCCCGCCCACCCGCAGAGAGGCAGGCGCGGGCAAAGCTGGAGACGGTGGAGCGGCGGCTGCGCTCGCCGCCCGAGGTCCAGAGCGCCCCGGCAGAGAAAGACGGGtaagaggggaaaggaggagggggggCCCGAGGTCCGCCCCGCCAACACCTCCCCTTCTGCCCCTCCCAGAAGGGCGGGGCCTCCGCGGGCGGGGCTCTCCTCCCGCCGGGGCTTCTCTGCAGTCTTCAGGGTTCAGAGTGCCAGTCGCTTCCTCCCTGTGCCGCCTCCacactccctctctcttcctcctctcctctgacCCTTCTCCTCAGGCTGAAGGCGGAGCTGGAGAAACTCGGGGGGCAGGTCCCCGCCCAGACTCAGACCACCCCAGAGGACCAGGCCGGAGAGGTAGAGAGCCCGGGATGGAGGCAAGACGGGCCGAGACACAGCGGGCGGGATCTGGGATCCGGAGCCCCTCTGAGAGGGGGGTGTGCGGGTGCAGGGCGTCCTCGGGGCGGTGGGGACAGGGAAAGGGCGGCGCGGGCCAGCGTGGGCGGGAGCCAAGGGCCCCAAAGCCTGACTCTCAGCTCCCGCAGGCCGGCCCCCAGCTCCCCAGCGAGGGCGACCTGGCACCGCCGGCGGAGCTGGCCCTGACGCCCCCCTAGGCCAGTAGGACCCACCCGGCCCCACCTTCCTTCAAGTGCCGCCCGGAAATAAAGGCGACGTTTGCGGACCATCCTCCAACTCCCCGGCTGAGTCTGTGCCACAGGAGTCATTGGGAGTGGGGGTCGTGCCCTTCCTCTCTCCGGGAGAAGGGGGAGTGGTTCAGGAAGTCTGGGCGGGGCCTCGCCGGACTCTGCCCACCAGTCCCTTGGCCGGCTCAGGACGCGGGAGGTCTGTATACGCCCCCGACAGCTCAATGACTGGGTGGGTGTCAAGACCACTCCATCTCCACGGCCTCATCTCGGGTTCCTGAACCGTCTGTTTTACCAGTAAGGGCTAGAAGGGACGTGTTAAAAACCCGCTGCAGGTCCTGTCAGTCTCCTGTGGTTCAGAGTAAAATCCCAGCCTCCCAGAGTCCCTGCATTACCCACAGGCTCCCTCGGACCTGCCCGCCTACCTGGCCTCACCTCTCACACCCTCACACGTTTGCTTCAAGCCACACAGCTGATTTTCCACCCTTCTCCAAGCACCTTGTCATCTCAGGGCTTTTGCCCTGCTGTGTCGTCATCTGGGGTGCCCTTACCCCAGTCTCCTCGGAGTGCAGGACTGTTAAGGATGTCAGCAGCTCAGGAGGCTGGCCTGGGGGACCCAGTTCCAAAGGGCACCTTGCCACCTGCTAAGCACGTGTGGGTTAAACAAGCATTTGCTGAATGTCTGcttgtgtaccaggcactatggTAGGCCCCGGATTTTAAGTAGCAGTGTCACGAAGGATGTCACTGAGGTGGTGGTGCCTGAGCAGGGAGGTGAGGGGGGCAGGCGAGGGAGTGAGCACCGTAGGTGTCTGGGCGAAGGGGCGCTGGGCAGAGGGGATGGCGCCCACAAGGGCTGTGGAGGGGACTGAGTTTGTCCAGTGCGAGGAGCGTCTGGAGGAGGCCAGTGTTGTGGAGCCGAGCGAGGTGACCAGGCACGGGGTCGAGTGCTGGCCCTGGAAGGGGAACGCCTTCGACACTCGGACATgcattgtccgaggagacacacatgctgacaGAGCAAGACACTTTATTGGGGAGGGGCGCCCGGGtgcagagcagcagggtaagggaaccgaGGAGGAccgctctgccacgtggctcgcagtctcaggttttatggtgatggggttagtttccgggttgtctctggccaatcattctgactcagggtccttcctggtctccttttgacctttcccgaattcttctgggtgctggtagcttgttagttctgcattccttaccaggacctcctgttgtaagagaACTCCTGCAGGTGGTACTCTTGGGCCTGGCCAGGGCAGGTGGTTTCAGTCAGTGATTCCCTTAACAATATGAGAGACTTCCTGGGGACCCATGGCCCTTGTCTGTCTAGTCTGTTCTTCTCAGAACAggacctggcatatagtaaacactcagtaaaatGTTAGCTATCACTAATTACTGTGAtgatttattattattcccaatcCATCTGTGAAGGAAACTCAGATGCATGAATCACTTTGAACGGGGGCCTATAATCcattaagtatttaataaatcaTTCATAtcatttattcttattattacttttattattattcccaggCTACAGATGAGGAACACCAGGGTGTGTATTTCTCTTAGAACAGAGAGTTTCatgcaaaatatattcaataaatgctaCCTATCATTTATTATTCTCATTACTAGTCTTGTTATTCCCAGTCTAGAGATGAGGAAAATTGAGGCAGTGAAAGTATACAGTAAGCCCACGATAAATGTGGGGTCTCAccgttgttgctattattatcccaGGTCCACAGACAAGGCCCAGAAGGCTTTAATCCCTGTACCATGGCTCACACCAGGTCCACCTGACCCCCCAGGCCTGGGTCCTGATTCCCTGCCCCACTGACACTGCCTGCATGCCTTAGACCACCGTCCAGGGATCTTTAGGGAACTTAAATGTTCTCTATGTCACACAAATGGGGACAGCCTGGATACTCCATTGACATCACTTTCCTCCtaagattcaaatcctggcttcccTGCTCACTGAGTGACCCCAGACAAATTGTTTAATGTCTCCAAAACTCAGTTACCAAATTTGCAAAATGGTACCACCAACTGCACAGAACTTACTATAAACCTGGCCAACTCCTCGCTCCTCCAAAACCTCCTCTGAGGGAACCTGAATCTCCTCCTCATGTGAATACAGTGTGATACACAAGGAGATGGCTGGTGCACGGGACTGCCCCTCCCAGACTGAACTCTCTGAACGTGGAGACTGACCCGACCCAGCTTGTGGAATACTCACATCTCAAAAGGCACTGGGAAAGAATGCAAGTTCTGCCACCAAGGGCTCTTGTTTCCTAAATTCAGAGGTTTTGCACATATCTGCAAACCTTTCGA
It includes:
- the SYCE1L gene encoding synaptonemal complex central element protein 1-like produces the protein MVKKLQKEGSLEPQVEDLINRINELQQAKKKSSEELGEAQALWEALRRDLDSLNGEKVHLEEVLSKKQEALRTLQLHCQRKESEAQRKYMLAEHMEQISIHNSQITESQGQRKPGLHVEERLEDLTGQHKDPWEFHMLKQRLAWEIRALQSSKEQLLTEERQARAKLETVERRLRSPPEVQSAPAEKDGLKAELEKLGGQVPAQTQTTPEDQAGEAGPQLPSEGDLAPPAELALTPP